From Pseudomonas alcaligenes, a single genomic window includes:
- a CDS encoding DUF2025 family protein, with product MSITSTSICNAADALQGFVGFNGKTGQHIVRFSEDSFGLDVAAESIMPSCEFVWTPVTGEVMRLSRERLQLLVEQNIDERLNIAEPLHVYLRRTDLPPIKAMRRALPQVHTQPG from the coding sequence ATGAGCATCACGTCCACCAGCATCTGCAACGCCGCCGACGCCCTGCAGGGTTTCGTCGGTTTCAACGGCAAGACCGGCCAGCACATCGTGCGCTTCAGCGAAGACTCCTTCGGCCTCGACGTGGCGGCCGAGAGCATCATGCCGAGCTGCGAGTTCGTCTGGACACCAGTCACCGGCGAGGTCATGCGCCTCAGCCGCGAGCGCCTGCAGCTGCTGGTCGAGCAGAACATCGACGAGCGCCTGAACATCGCCGAGCCGCTGCACGTCTACCTGCGCCGCACCGACCTGCCGCCGATCAAGGCCATGCGCCGGGCGCTGCCACAGGTGCACACCCAGCCGGGCTGA
- a CDS encoding serine/threonine-protein kinase produces the protein MSDSLLEIPGYRVHGQLGKGGMAEVYLATQESLHRKVAIKVLLRAEDEAFSQRFVKEAHIVASLNHPSIITIYDIDRLADGRYYLAMEFFPGGDLARRKGELFAPERALEIIRQIASGLAVVHDKGLVHRDVKPANILFRDDGTAVLTDFGVAKDLDLDSELTQFGVAVGSPAYSSPEQAQCQALDARSDIYSLGVILLEMLTGTNPYRGGNYTQTVMNHVQMAMPELPEALWAFHELLARMLAKQPDERFADCRALLAALDEIELSDLDETQVRPALAVAKPAPQVPASTGPVATAPATKPARRRSAMPLLAGLSVLVLLATLTFTWLYLRERAQINELLAQAEQRFAAGQLVAPEQDSAEYFFNAVLQLDDDNDDALAGLERVKASRIAAFIGLAEQRLADGLLLQPEQDNADYYYRQALAIDANHAGALDGLQKVLDARIAQALQRAEQSIADKRLLLPEEDSAVYYYRQILGWAPDNAEALAGLQHVAGLYRDMANAAYRRSDFPGALAMIERGLQAQPDDAELLRMQGEHQQLLSAARASRARAEATRADNEKAADSNPIKRVWNNLFGQ, from the coding sequence ATGAGCGACAGCTTGCTTGAGATACCCGGCTACCGCGTGCATGGCCAGCTGGGCAAGGGCGGGATGGCCGAAGTCTACCTGGCCACCCAGGAATCGCTGCACCGCAAGGTAGCCATCAAGGTGCTGCTGCGTGCCGAGGACGAGGCTTTCAGCCAGCGCTTCGTCAAGGAAGCGCACATAGTCGCCTCGCTCAATCATCCTTCGATCATCACCATCTACGATATCGACCGTCTGGCCGATGGCCGTTACTACCTGGCCATGGAGTTCTTCCCCGGTGGCGACCTGGCGCGGCGCAAGGGCGAGCTGTTCGCTCCCGAGCGAGCCCTGGAGATCATTCGGCAGATCGCCAGTGGTCTGGCGGTGGTGCACGACAAGGGCCTGGTGCATCGCGACGTGAAACCGGCCAACATCCTGTTCCGAGATGACGGCACTGCGGTGCTCACCGACTTCGGCGTGGCCAAGGATCTGGATCTCGACAGCGAGCTGACCCAGTTCGGCGTCGCCGTTGGCAGCCCCGCCTACAGCAGTCCCGAACAGGCCCAGTGCCAGGCGCTGGACGCGCGCAGCGACATCTACAGCCTCGGCGTGATCCTGCTGGAAATGCTCACCGGCACCAATCCCTATCGCGGCGGCAACTACACCCAGACCGTGATGAACCACGTGCAGATGGCCATGCCGGAGCTGCCCGAGGCGCTGTGGGCGTTCCACGAGCTGCTGGCGCGCATGCTGGCCAAGCAGCCGGACGAGCGCTTCGCCGATTGTCGGGCACTGCTCGCCGCGCTCGACGAGATCGAACTGAGCGACCTGGACGAGACCCAGGTGCGCCCGGCGCTGGCCGTGGCCAAGCCGGCGCCCCAGGTGCCAGCCAGCACCGGGCCAGTCGCCACTGCGCCGGCGACCAAGCCAGCGCGGCGGCGTTCGGCAATGCCGCTGCTGGCCGGCCTGAGCGTGCTGGTGTTGCTCGCCACCCTGACCTTCACCTGGCTCTACCTGCGCGAGCGGGCGCAGATCAACGAGTTGCTGGCCCAGGCTGAGCAGCGCTTTGCCGCCGGCCAGCTGGTGGCGCCGGAGCAGGACAGCGCCGAGTACTTCTTCAACGCCGTACTGCAGCTGGACGACGACAACGACGACGCCCTGGCCGGCCTGGAGCGGGTCAAGGCCAGCCGTATTGCCGCCTTCATCGGCCTGGCCGAGCAGCGCCTGGCCGATGGCCTGCTGCTGCAGCCGGAGCAGGACAATGCCGACTACTACTATCGCCAGGCCCTGGCCATCGACGCCAACCACGCCGGCGCTCTGGACGGCCTGCAGAAGGTGCTCGATGCGCGGATCGCCCAGGCCCTGCAACGGGCCGAGCAGAGCATCGCCGACAAGCGCCTGCTGCTGCCCGAGGAAGACAGCGCGGTGTACTACTACCGGCAGATCCTCGGCTGGGCGCCGGATAACGCCGAGGCCCTGGCCGGGCTGCAGCATGTCGCCGGGTTGTACCGCGACATGGCCAACGCCGCCTACCGACGCAGCGATTTCCCCGGCGCTCTGGCCATGATCGAGCGTGGCCTGCAGGCCCAGCCGGACGATGCCGAACTGCTCAGGATGCAAGGCGAACACCAGCAGTTGCTCAGCGCTGCGCGAGCCAGCCGGGCGCGCGCCGAGGCGACCCGTGCGGATAACGAAAAAGCCGCCGACAGCAACCCGATCAAGCGCGTCTGGAATAATCTGTTCGGCCAATAA
- a CDS encoding endonuclease, with amino-acid sequence MPMRHAAALLALLFALPCSLQAAAPRTFSEAKKIAWKLYARQSVEFYCGCRYSGKQVDLRSCGYVPRKNPQRAARIEWEHIMPAWVIGHQRRCWQQGGRRQCASTDNTYKRAEADLFNLVPSVGEVNGDRSNFSYAWLPQKPGQYGACPMVIDFKSRKAMPRAKVRGMVARTYFYMSQRYGVRLSRQERQLFEAWHKQYPVQSWERQRNLQLGCVMGWGNPYVGSIDLRHCPGKPN; translated from the coding sequence ATGCCCATGCGCCACGCCGCCGCCTTGCTTGCCTTGCTGTTCGCCCTGCCCTGCTCCCTCCAGGCCGCCGCCCCACGCACCTTCAGCGAGGCCAAGAAGATCGCCTGGAAGCTCTATGCCCGGCAGTCGGTGGAGTTCTATTGCGGCTGTCGCTACAGCGGCAAGCAGGTGGATCTGCGCAGCTGCGGCTACGTGCCGCGCAAGAATCCCCAGCGTGCCGCACGCATCGAGTGGGAGCACATCATGCCGGCCTGGGTCATCGGCCATCAACGGCGCTGCTGGCAGCAGGGCGGCCGCCGCCAGTGCGCTAGCACGGACAACACCTATAAGCGCGCCGAGGCGGATCTGTTCAACCTGGTGCCGAGTGTCGGCGAGGTCAACGGCGACCGCAGCAACTTCTCCTACGCCTGGCTACCGCAGAAACCCGGGCAGTACGGCGCCTGTCCGATGGTGATCGATTTCAAGAGCCGCAAGGCCATGCCCAGGGCCAAGGTGCGCGGCATGGTCGCGCGCACCTACTTCTACATGAGCCAACGCTATGGCGTGCGCCTGTCGCGTCAGGAGCGCCAGCTGTTCGAGGCCTGGCACAAGCAGTACCCGGTGCAGAGCTGGGAGCGCCAACGCAACCTGCAGCTCGGTTGTGTGATGGGCTGGGGCAACCCCTATGTGGGCTCGATCGATCTGCGCCACTGTCCGGGCAAGCCGAACTGA
- a CDS encoding amidohydrolase family protein, producing the protein MFDVLIKNGLFFDGTGAPGSLRHIGVRDGQVAAISSEALDESACAEVIDAAGQWVMPGFIDMHTHYDAELVAAPALKESVRHGVTTVLIGSCSISMVLSAPEDCSDLFTRVESVPREHVLPLLQARKNWHSAADYAAFLDRHPLGPNVSSFLGHSDLRVAVLGLERAVDAQVRPSEAELTRMEQLLDEALDAGLLGLSSMTNPWDKLDGERQRSKSLPSVYAPWREYVRLNRVLRRRGRIHQGAPNLVTKLNVFAFLWESMGLLRKPLKTTLITLMDVKADPWLAPILGPLTRWLARLTRADFRWQTLPVPFVTYADGMEFVVFEEFPSGEAALHLASQDLRSELFRDPDYRRQFRHDVDKRFGPRVWHRDFDDAWIVDCPDASLAGHSVGELAKARGMHPGDLFLDLLAEHGPRLRWRTLIANHRPEVVEKLVAEPATLIGFADSGAHIRNMAFYNFAVRLLKLVRDGEQRGAPAMPVAQAVWRLTGELGTWFGIDAGHLAVGKRADIVVLDPQRLDTSLESYHEAPMEGFDGLQRMVNRGDAVQATLINGRVAYRSGEFASDFGQVRGYGQFLRAAT; encoded by the coding sequence ATGTTCGATGTGCTGATCAAGAACGGCCTGTTTTTCGACGGCACTGGCGCGCCAGGCAGCCTGCGCCATATCGGCGTGCGCGACGGCCAGGTCGCCGCCATCAGCAGCGAGGCGCTGGATGAAAGTGCCTGCGCCGAGGTGATCGACGCCGCCGGCCAGTGGGTGATGCCCGGCTTCATCGACATGCACACCCACTACGACGCCGAGCTGGTGGCCGCCCCGGCGCTCAAGGAATCGGTACGTCACGGGGTGACCACGGTGCTGATCGGCAGTTGCTCGATCAGCATGGTGCTGTCGGCGCCCGAGGACTGCTCGGATCTGTTCACCCGCGTCGAATCGGTGCCGCGCGAGCATGTGCTGCCGCTGCTGCAGGCCCGCAAGAACTGGCACAGCGCCGCCGACTACGCGGCCTTTCTCGACCGCCACCCGCTGGGGCCGAATGTCAGCTCCTTTCTCGGCCACTCCGACCTGCGCGTGGCCGTGCTCGGCCTGGAGCGCGCAGTGGATGCCCAGGTGCGCCCCAGCGAAGCCGAGCTGACGCGCATGGAGCAGCTGCTCGACGAAGCCCTGGACGCCGGCCTGCTCGGCCTGTCGAGCATGACCAACCCCTGGGACAAGCTCGACGGCGAGCGCCAGCGCTCCAAGTCGCTGCCCTCGGTGTACGCGCCCTGGCGCGAGTACGTGCGCCTCAACCGCGTGCTGCGCCGGCGTGGGCGAATCCACCAGGGCGCGCCGAACCTGGTGACCAAGCTCAATGTGTTCGCCTTCCTGTGGGAGAGCATGGGCCTGCTGCGCAAGCCACTGAAGACCACCCTGATCACCCTGATGGACGTCAAGGCCGACCCGTGGCTGGCACCGATCCTCGGCCCGCTGACCCGCTGGCTGGCGCGCCTGACCCGCGCCGACTTCCGCTGGCAGACCCTGCCGGTGCCCTTCGTCACCTATGCCGACGGCATGGAATTCGTGGTGTTCGAGGAATTTCCCTCGGGCGAGGCGGCCCTGCACCTGGCCAGCCAGGATCTGCGCAGCGAGCTGTTCCGCGATCCGGACTATCGCCGCCAGTTCCGTCATGACGTCGACAAGCGTTTCGGCCCGCGGGTGTGGCACCGCGACTTCGACGACGCCTGGATCGTCGACTGCCCGGACGCCAGCCTGGCCGGGCACAGTGTCGGTGAGCTGGCCAAGGCGCGCGGCATGCACCCCGGCGACCTGTTCCTCGACCTGCTGGCCGAGCACGGCCCGCGCCTGCGCTGGCGCACGCTGATCGCCAACCACCGGCCCGAGGTGGTGGAGAAGCTGGTGGCCGAGCCAGCGACCCTGATCGGCTTCGCCGATTCCGGCGCGCATATTCGCAACATGGCCTTCTACAACTTCGCCGTGCGCCTGCTCAAGCTGGTGCGCGACGGCGAGCAGCGCGGCGCGCCGGCCATGCCCGTGGCGCAGGCGGTGTGGCGCCTGACCGGCGAGCTGGGCACCTGGTTCGGCATCGACGCCGGCCACCTGGCCGTGGGCAAACGCGCCGATATCGTGGTGCTCGACCCGCAGCGCCTGGATACCAGCCTGGAGAGCTACCACGAGGCGCCGATGGAAGGTTTCGACGGACTGCAGCGCATGGTCAACCGCGGCGATGCGGTGCAGGCCACCCTGATCAACGGCCGTGTGGCCTACCGCAGTGGCGAGTTCGCCAGCGACTTCGGCCAGGTGCGCGGCTACGGCCAGTTTCTGCGCGCTGCAACCTAG
- a CDS encoding PP2C family serine/threonine-protein phosphatase has protein sequence MPMTLTEQSLGYAAQSVAGPVRAHNEDAVLCCPELGLWAVADGMGGHACGEVASAMALQTLREVMAAGGVLDEAIHAANAAILAAGQQAGGRSMGTTVVAVSFAGSDFDLAWIGDSRAYRIGLGGIEQLTRDHSWVQAMIDAGELSVAEARHHPRRNLVTQCLGQSELVLQVDRVQGSLAPGELLLLCSDGLTGELDDEQIRQLCGSAATLDELVEQLIGLAIQAGGKDNISCIVLGRSVPESAEIDTRPRSFLSRLLNPRKH, from the coding sequence ATGCCGATGACGCTTACCGAGCAGTCCCTGGGGTATGCGGCGCAGAGCGTCGCGGGTCCGGTTCGCGCACACAACGAAGATGCCGTGCTGTGCTGTCCCGAGCTGGGTCTGTGGGCCGTGGCCGACGGCATGGGCGGGCATGCCTGCGGCGAAGTGGCCAGTGCCATGGCCCTGCAGACGCTGCGCGAAGTGATGGCCGCGGGCGGCGTTCTGGACGAGGCCATCCATGCCGCCAATGCGGCCATCCTCGCGGCTGGCCAGCAGGCTGGCGGGCGCAGCATGGGCACCACGGTGGTGGCGGTGAGCTTCGCCGGCAGCGATTTCGACCTGGCCTGGATCGGCGACAGCCGCGCCTATCGCATCGGCCTGGGCGGCATCGAGCAGCTGACCCGCGACCACAGCTGGGTGCAGGCGATGATCGATGCCGGCGAGTTGAGCGTGGCCGAAGCGCGCCACCATCCGCGGCGCAACCTGGTGACCCAATGCCTGGGGCAGAGTGAACTGGTGCTGCAGGTCGACCGGGTACAGGGTTCGCTGGCGCCGGGCGAATTGCTGCTGCTGTGCAGCGATGGCCTCACCGGCGAGCTGGACGATGAACAGATCCGCCAGCTGTGCGGCAGCGCCGCGACCCTCGATGAACTGGTCGAGCAACTGATAGGGCTGGCAATCCAGGCAGGGGGCAAGGACAATATCTCCTGCATCGTGCTGGGGCGTAGCGTCCCGGAATCGGCGGAGATCGACACCAGACCGCGCAGTTTCCTCAGCCGCCTGCTCAACCCCCGTAAGCACTAG
- a CDS encoding cold-shock protein, with the protein MSARQTGTVKWFNDEKGFGFITPESGADLFVHYRSIQSAGFKSLKEGQKVSFVAVQGQKGMQADDVQVI; encoded by the coding sequence ATGTCCGCACGTCAAACTGGCACCGTTAAGTGGTTCAACGATGAAAAAGGCTTCGGCTTCATCACCCCGGAAAGCGGCGCCGACCTGTTCGTACACTACCGCTCGATCCAGAGCGCTGGCTTCAAAAGCCTGAAAGAAGGCCAGAAGGTTTCTTTCGTGGCCGTGCAGGGTCAGAAAGGCATGCAAGCCGACGACGTACAAGTGATCTAA
- a CDS encoding phospholipase, with translation MRAFALLSCAWLLASLPLPALAWSNHALGSLLALQQLPGINQEVPAEPLEAFLADQAPALERLLDEQEAYAREHFAQYPPRPDALRWRATDQGDRRQAFIHALRINPEVRLASFIQQLPGQDSGGRPSLPTQQVLVFDKVGPWSQWHYLALQPNEPVSALQVLASAADEPDYGHDINLFSDNPGAAGQQYNFGTQPFGDARFQYSSQAPFHIGYYHESALIFAAAPYLQRTLPHWRVYQYSGLARLAFASGHPYWGYRFLGWTLHYLQDLTQPYHASVLPGVDTAGMVLIAAKAEAGYPEDREAAIKRVADRHTAIEQYQFSRMELLLRQGPADSPLLKAYADGSQDGDYPAFDTDYAAQVVAAESQARAAELDELIGRWLATQPASPGFSASNELPKNVADPALDQLLVELFRHFGAHSRNTVRALAPVAQ, from the coding sequence GTGAGAGCCTTTGCCCTGTTGTCGTGCGCCTGGCTGCTGGCCAGTCTGCCACTGCCGGCCCTGGCCTGGTCGAACCATGCCCTGGGCAGCCTGCTGGCCCTGCAGCAGTTGCCGGGGATCAACCAGGAAGTGCCGGCCGAACCGCTGGAGGCCTTCCTCGCCGACCAGGCGCCGGCGCTGGAGCGCCTGCTCGACGAGCAGGAGGCCTATGCCCGCGAGCATTTCGCCCAGTATCCGCCACGCCCCGATGCGCTGCGCTGGCGTGCCACTGACCAGGGCGACCGGCGCCAGGCGTTTATCCATGCCTTGCGCATCAATCCCGAAGTCCGCCTGGCCAGCTTCATCCAGCAGCTGCCCGGGCAGGACAGCGGCGGCCGGCCCAGCCTGCCGACGCAGCAGGTGCTGGTATTCGACAAGGTCGGCCCGTGGAGCCAGTGGCACTACCTGGCCCTGCAGCCGAACGAGCCGGTCAGCGCCCTGCAGGTGCTGGCCAGCGCCGCCGACGAGCCGGACTACGGCCATGACATCAACCTGTTCAGCGACAACCCCGGTGCGGCCGGCCAGCAGTACAACTTCGGCACCCAGCCGTTCGGCGACGCGCGCTTCCAGTATTCCTCCCAGGCGCCGTTCCATATCGGCTACTACCACGAGTCGGCGCTGATCTTCGCTGCCGCGCCCTATCTGCAGCGCACCCTGCCGCACTGGCGGGTCTACCAGTACAGCGGCCTGGCCCGGCTGGCCTTTGCCAGCGGCCATCCCTACTGGGGCTACCGCTTCCTTGGCTGGACGCTGCACTACCTGCAGGATCTGACCCAGCCCTACCACGCCAGCGTGCTGCCGGGCGTGGACACCGCCGGCATGGTGCTGATCGCGGCCAAGGCCGAGGCCGGCTACCCGGAGGATCGCGAGGCGGCGATCAAGCGCGTGGCCGACCGTCATACGGCCATCGAGCAGTACCAGTTCAGCCGCATGGAACTGCTGCTGCGCCAGGGCCCGGCGGACAGCCCGCTGCTCAAGGCCTACGCCGATGGCAGCCAGGATGGCGACTACCCGGCCTTCGATACCGACTATGCGGCGCAGGTGGTGGCCGCCGAGTCCCAGGCGCGGGCTGCCGAACTGGACGAGCTGATCGGCCGCTGGCTGGCCACGCAGCCAGCCAGTCCGGGCTTCAGTGCCAGCAATGAGCTGCCCAAGAACGTGGCCGATCCGGCCCTCGATCAGCTGCTGGTCGAGCTGTTCCGCCACTTCGGCGCCCACAGCCGCAACACCGTGCGCGCCCTGGCACCGGTGGCGCAGTAG
- a CDS encoding FHA domain-containing protein, whose protein sequence is MLKLHFKDSRQAPIWLVEERFTIGQDRRNQLALSDEGIAAFHAEIRQESGLYYISDCDSESGTFVNDERISARYQLRSEDRVRLGEVELLLVDPARSKPKAEATQRWFLQVIKGEHEGKKFHVSGSMTFGRSVKCELCFSDAELSRRHCEFFLKGDVLEVKDLASANGVLVNGEKTSAAVLQPGDQVRMGSVTLLVIGPKVEVQQAEDEDATLFIQAVDLPKPAKPSATTQADGKPVGGRPAATPNPLRAAAQTGATAPAASAPANADGKSRLVLVVGVVLLLAGVATALLLL, encoded by the coding sequence ATGCTCAAGCTGCATTTCAAGGACAGTCGCCAGGCCCCCATCTGGCTGGTCGAGGAGCGTTTCACCATCGGTCAGGATCGGCGCAACCAGCTGGCCCTGAGTGACGAGGGGATTGCTGCCTTCCACGCCGAGATCCGCCAGGAAAGCGGCCTGTACTACATCAGCGATTGCGACAGCGAGAGCGGTACCTTCGTCAACGACGAGCGCATCAGCGCCCGTTACCAGCTGCGTTCCGAGGATCGCGTACGGCTGGGCGAGGTCGAGCTGCTGCTGGTCGACCCGGCCAGGAGCAAGCCCAAGGCCGAGGCCACCCAGCGCTGGTTCCTGCAGGTGATCAAGGGCGAGCACGAGGGCAAGAAGTTCCACGTCAGCGGCTCGATGACCTTCGGCCGCTCGGTCAAGTGCGAGCTGTGCTTCAGCGATGCCGAGCTGTCGCGCCGGCACTGTGAGTTCTTCCTCAAGGGCGACGTGCTGGAGGTCAAGGATCTGGCCTCGGCCAACGGCGTGCTGGTCAATGGCGAGAAGACCAGCGCGGCGGTGCTGCAGCCCGGTGACCAGGTGCGCATGGGCAGTGTGACCCTGCTGGTGATCGGCCCCAAGGTCGAGGTGCAGCAGGCCGAAGACGAAGACGCCACCCTGTTCATCCAGGCCGTCGACCTGCCCAAGCCGGCCAAGCCGAGCGCCACCACGCAGGCCGATGGCAAGCCAGTAGGTGGCCGCCCGGCAGCCACACCCAACCCCCTGCGTGCTGCGGCCCAGACCGGTGCGACTGCCCCCGCCGCGAGTGCGCCGGCCAATGCCGACGGCAAGTCGCGGTTGGTGCTGGTGGTGGGCGTCGTCCTGTTGCTGGCTGGCGTGGCGACGGCGCTGCTACTGCTCTAA